The stretch of DNA GCCAATGGGGCTTCGCCTTTTCCATACGTCCGACGCTATCGGTGTAGAGGCCGCGGCGATCAGGTGGGGGGAGGCGCAGTGTCGCCCCACATTTATTAATGATGCGGTTCACTTGCATGCGCGAGAACCCGGAGGCTTGCGCGATCTCTGTGACTTTCACGCGGTGTTCGTATGCGCGGAGGATGCTCTCCTCGAGGCGAAGGTTGGCGGACTGAGCGGCCAAGCGGGCGTCCTTGATGTCGGAAATTACTGTCATGGGCAAACTGTAACATTAAGTTACAAATGTAACATAATCGACAATCGATGGTGCGGACAAAATACCGCCGCCGAAAGACATATCTTGTTCGAAAACATTGAGACCTAAAGAACTGTCTTCCTTCCTGGGTAAGTTGGGAAGATCAATTGAATGAAACTTCATGGGGTGAGTCAGTGGGCTGGGAAGCCGAATACGACGCGGTAAACAAAGCCGCTGAAGAATTTGTCTTTGGCCGTTGGCGGGCAGGGATGGAAAACGCAGACGGCTCCAACGACGCAGCGCTCCAGTACCGTGATACAACATGGCCTCAGCGCAAGCCCTGCCCACCTGTGTATCTCCCTCCGACATGGATCAAAGATGTCTGGTTATGCGGCCTCTTGGTGATCCTGTTTCTTTTTCTGTTGTTATGGTTTGGATCTAGCTTCGGCGCAGATCCAACTTTGTCGATCCTCTGTGCATTGCTGTGGTCTCTGTTGTGGTGGGCCGTATTCTCCTCCGCGAAAAAAACTGCCGCGCGCAAAAGCATTCCGCACTACACATGGCAGAAGGTTCGACAGACACGTCTGGCTGTCACTATGCAATTCAACGACGCAGCTGTAGCCGTGAACGCGCGATTGAACGGCGCCAAGCGCGCACAAAAAGCCGAGGAAATTGCACGGATTCAAGCGCGTGAACTCCAAGAATCGATGGAACGCGAAGCTGCGCTTGAGCGTGAGGAGGCCATGCGGCGGCCGCAACCAGTCTTCGACTGCACGCACCAGGAAGCCGAAGCACTGGCTGCCAGATGGATGCGATACCTCGGTGAGGAAGATGCCGTGGTCTCCCAAGCAACACGAGATGGCGGCATTGATGTGGTTTCGAACCGGTTTGTTGCTGAGGTAAAGCATCATGCAATGCCAGTGGGACCCCTCTACGTGCGTGCGATTGTTGGTGTCGCATACAACCTCGGCAAGTCCCCGGTGTTCTTTTCACTCAACGGTTATACGAGAGACGCCGAAGAATTTGGTCGCCAAGCCGGCGCTTTGCTCTTTGTTTACAATCCTGAACGCGGAACGCTTCACGGTGTAACAAAAGCAAGCCGCACGGCTATACGTGAAGGCCTTGCCAGCGTTCTGGAACACTAGATAAATTCTGGCTATCGTTCGTATCCTTCATCGCGTCCAAGCTGCGGCGGTGTGTACGGACGCGCCACAGGAGTGATCCCCTTGGCAGGTCCACGGGTCGTGGGTGGGTTCGGGAAACTCGCCTCCCGCATCTTCTGAATCTTGGCTCTCTGTTCGTCCAATTCACGCTGCTCACGCTCTTTCACGGCCCGGTGTGAACCCAGTGTCCGGGCCTTGCCCTTGAATTCTTCCCGCTCGGCGCTGACCGCTAGTTTCGGCTGGTTCCGTCGCCGGGGAGCCTCCACCAGCTTGTGTTCGCGCTCAAGCTTCGTGCAGGCGCTCTGTGCCGCGCGGCGGTCGTTCCTGGCATGCCAGACCTCGCCCAGATCGTTGACCCGGGAGACCACCAGGTGCACGTGGTCATGACCGTGGCGCACCATCACCCACGGATGATCCGCAAAGCCCATGTCCTCGGCAAACGACTGCCCCATGTCGGCCCACGTCGCATCCGACAACGTCCTATCCTGTGCGGTGTTGCGCAGCGAAACATGCCAGACGGGGTTCTTGATCTCCCGGCGGGTGTTGAGCGCCTTGCGCAACTCCCCGGCCCACTGGGACGGGTCGGTGTGGCCCTCCATGCCGACATTGGAGGCAATCACGATGCCGCCCGACTGCTTGGATCCGCCGAACTCGTAGGCGTGCTCGTTCGCGTTGCCCGGCCCGTGCAGGTAGGCGCCGATGTCCCCGGGGTTGTTCCCCCGGGTGATTTTCGCGATCACGGCAGCTCACCGCGCACGCGGGCCAGTTCCTCGCGGGTCGCCTGCACGGCCTCCAGCAACTCGGGACTGGACGGGGCGTGCCCGGAATTCACGGCACGCACCAACTGGTTCAGGTTCGACCCCACCCGCCCCAGATCCGCGCGCAGCTTCGCTATCTCACCCGCAGCGCCAATGTGATTTGAATCACTAACATCTAGCTGGGCTAGAATCTCGCCTCTCGCCCAGGCCGAAACCGATCGATCCCCAGCTGCCGCAATCAAGGCCGCGTGCTCTTCCTCGGTCAACGACATCGACACCCGACGCGTGCGCGGGTTCTCAACCGTCGGCCGGCCCGCCTTGCGTGGCTCGAACACTGGACGCGCTGCTGCAGCATCCGCGGCCTCCGCCTCTTGTTTGGCCTTTAGAGCTTCCCCGGCCAGAACCCACGGACTCACCGGGGTACTCGGTGCCGGGCTTTTCCGGGAAAACAACGCCATGCGAACCATCCTTTGCGAGACCGCCCCGCGGTCGAAAACAAGCCCTCCGCAGGAGCAAGGGGCGATGAGCCGGAACGAAAACTGTCAGCGAGGAACGAGCGGTACGACAGTTTTCCGTTACGGGGAATCATACCTTGCATCTGTCCCAGGGCGTCCGACGAAGGAGAACCAGCGCGCTCTGGGACAGGGGGCCGGACAGGGGGCCGGACACGGGACCGACGACCCCAAGTGAACACGC from Paeniglutamicibacter kerguelensis encodes:
- a CDS encoding restriction endonuclease, with protein sequence MNETSWGESVGWEAEYDAVNKAAEEFVFGRWRAGMENADGSNDAALQYRDTTWPQRKPCPPVYLPPTWIKDVWLCGLLVILFLFLLLWFGSSFGADPTLSILCALLWSLLWWAVFSSAKKTAARKSIPHYTWQKVRQTRLAVTMQFNDAAVAVNARLNGAKRAQKAEEIARIQARELQESMEREAALEREEAMRRPQPVFDCTHQEAEALAARWMRYLGEEDAVVSQATRDGGIDVVSNRFVAEVKHHAMPVGPLYVRAIVGVAYNLGKSPVFFSLNGYTRDAEEFGRQAGALLFVYNPERGTLHGVTKASRTAIREGLASVLEH
- a CDS encoding relaxase/mobilization nuclease domain-containing protein, with amino-acid sequence MIAKITRGNNPGDIGAYLHGPGNANEHAYEFGGSKQSGGIVIASNVGMEGHTDPSQWAGELRKALNTRREIKNPVWHVSLRNTAQDRTLSDATWADMGQSFAEDMGFADHPWVMVRHGHDHVHLVVSRVNDLGEVWHARNDRRAAQSACTKLEREHKLVEAPRRRNQPKLAVSAEREEFKGKARTLGSHRAVKEREQRELDEQRAKIQKMREASFPNPPTTRGPAKGITPVARPYTPPQLGRDEGYER
- a CDS encoding plasmid mobilization relaxosome protein MobC, whose product is MALFSRKSPAPSTPVSPWVLAGEALKAKQEAEAADAAAARPVFEPRKAGRPTVENPRTRRVSMSLTEEEHAALIAAAGDRSVSAWARGEILAQLDVSDSNHIGAAGEIAKLRADLGRVGSNLNQLVRAVNSGHAPSSPELLEAVQATREELARVRGELP